Proteins from a genomic interval of Harpia harpyja isolate bHarHar1 chromosome 7, bHarHar1 primary haplotype, whole genome shotgun sequence:
- the SF3B1 gene encoding splicing factor 3B subunit 1 isoform X1 → MAKIAKTHEDIEAQIREIQGKKPALDEAQGVGLDSTGYYDQEIYGGSDSRFAGYVTSIAATELEDDDDDYPSTSLLGQKKPGYHAPVALLNDIPQSTEQYDPFAEHRPQKIADREDEYKKHRRMMIISPERLDPFADGGKTPDPKMNARTYMDVMREQHLTKEEREIRQQLAEKAKAGELKVVNGAASQPPSKRKRRWDQTADQTPGATPKKLSSWDQAETPGHTPSLRWDETPGRAKGSETPGATPGSKIWDPTPSHTPAGAATPGRDTPGHATPGHGGATSSARKNRWDETPKTERDTPGHGSGWAETPRTDRGGDSIGETPTPGASKRKSRWDETPASQMGGSTPVLTPGKTPIGTPAMNMATPTPGHIMSMTPEQLQAWRWEREIDERNRPLSDEELDAMFPEGYKVLPPPAGYVPIRTPARKLTATPTPLGGMTGFHMQTEDRTMKSVNDQPSGNLPFLKPDDIQYFDKLLVDVDESTLSPEEQKERKIMKLLLKIKNGTPPMRKAALRQITDKAREFGAGPLFNQILPLLMSPTLEDQERHLLVKVIDRILYKLDDLVRPYVHKILVVIEPLLIDEDYYARVEGREIISNLAKAAGLATMISTMRPDIDNMDEYVRNTTARAFAVVASALGIPSLLPFLKAVCKSKKSWQARHTGIKIVQQIAILMGCAILPHLRSLVEIIEHGLVDEQQKVRTISALAIAALAEAATPYGIESFDSVLKPLWKGIRQHRGKGLAAFLKAIGYLIPLMDAEYANYYTREVMLILIREFQSPDEEMKKIVLKVVKQCCGTDGVEANYIKTEILPPFFKHFWQHRMALDRRNYRQLVDTTVELANKVGAAEIISRIVDDLKDEAEQYRKMVMETIEKIMGNLGAADIDHKLEEQLIDGILYAFQEQTTEDSVMLNGFGTVVNALGKRVKPYLPQICGTVLWRLNNKSAKVRQQAADLISRTAVVMKTCQEEKLMGHLGVVLYEYLGEEYPEVLGSILGALKAIVNVIGMHKMTPPIKDLLPRLTPILKNRHEKVQENCIDLVGRIADRGAEYVSAREWMRICFELLELLKAHKKAIRRATVNTFGYIAKAIGPHDVLATLLNNLKVQERQNRVCTTVAIAIVAETCSPFTVLPALMNEYRVPELNVQNGVLKSLSFLFEYIGEMGKDYIYAVTPLLEDALMDRDLVHRQTASAVVQHMSLGVYGFGCEDSLNHLLNYVWPNVFETSPHVIQAVMGALEGLRVAIGPCRMLQYCLQGLFHPARKVRDVYWKIYNSIYIGSQDALIAHYPRIYNDEKNTYIRYELDYIL, encoded by the exons GATGATGATGACTACCCTTCTACAAGTTTGCTTGGCCAGAAGAAGCCAGGGTACCATGCTCCAGTGGCATTGCTTAATGACATACCACAGTCTACTGAACAG TATGATCCTTTTGCAGAACACCGTCCTCAAAAGATTGCAGATCGGGAAGATGAGTACAAAAAGCACAGGCGGATGATGATAATTTCCCCTGAGCGTCTTGATCCATTTGCAGATG GAGGGAAGACACCGGATCCTAAAATGAATGCCAGAACATACATGGATGTTATGCGTGAACAGCATTTAACAAAAGAAGAG AGGGAAATTAGGCAACAACTAGCTGAAAAAGCTAAAGCTGGAGAGCTTAAAGTCGTCAATGGAGCCGCATCTCAGCCACCTTCAAAACGCAAACGGCGTTGGGATCAGACAGCTGATCAGACTCCTGGTGCTACAcctaaaaaattatccagttGGGATCAAGCGGAG ACACCTGGACATACACCATCTCTGCGATGGGATGAAACTCCAGGCCGTGCAAAGGGTAGTGAAACACCTGGTGCCACCCCAGGCTCAAAAATATGGGATCCGACTCCCAGTCACACACCAGCAGGAGCTGCAACACCCGGACGGGACACGCCTGGTCATGCAACACCAGGCCATGGAGGTGCCACTTCCAGTGCACGTAAAAATAGATGGGATGAAACACCTAAAACAGAAAGAG atACTCCGGGACATGGCAGTGGATGGGCTGAGACGCCTCGTACAGATAGAGGTGGTGACTCCATTGGTGAGACACCAACTCCAGGAGCAAGTAAGAGAAAGTCCCGATGGGATGAAACACCTGCTAGCCAGATGGGTGGCAGCACTCCTGTTCTGACACCTGGCAAAACACCCATTGGTACGCCAGCTATGAACATGGCAACTCCTACACCAG gTCATATCATGAGCATGACTCCTGAACAGCTGCAGGCTTGGCGTTGGGAAAGGGAAATTGATGAGAGAAACAGACCACTTTCTGATGAAGAATTAGATGCTATGTTTCCAGAAGGATATAAG GTTCTTCCCCCACCAGCTGGTTATGTACCTATTCGCACTCCAGCACGTAAGCTTACAGCAACTCCAACACCTTTGGGTGGTATGACTGGATTCCACATGCAGACAGAAGACCGGACTATGAAGAGTGTTAATGACCAGCCATCTGGCAATCTTCCATTCCTAAAACCAGATGATATCCAATACTTCGATAAACTGCTG GTTGATGTTGATGAATCAACTTTGAGTCCTGAagaacagaaggagagaaaaataatgaaattacttctgaaaataaagaatGGCACACCTCCCATGAGAAAG gcTGCATTGCGACAAATTACTGATAAAGCTCGGGAATTTGGAGCAGGGCCATTGTTTAATCAGATTCTGCCTCTGCTGATGTCACCAACTCTCGAAGATCAGGAGCGTCACTTGCTTGTCAAAGTCATCGACAGAATTCTTTACAAACTGGATGACTTGGTCCGACCATATGTACACAAG ATCCTTGTTGTCATTGAACCACTGCTGATTGATGAAGACTACTATGCTAGAGTGGAAGgcagagaaattatttcaaactTGGCTAAG GCTGCTGGTTTGGCAACAATGATCTCCACAATGCGACCTGATATTGATAATATGGATGAATATGTCCGAAATACAACAGCTCGAGCCTTTGCTGTCGTTGCCTCTGCTTTGGGCATTCCTTCACTGTTACCCTTCTTGAAAGCTGTGTGTAAAAGCAAAAAATCGTGGCAGGCTAGGCATACCGGCATCAAGATTGTACAGCAGATTGCTATTCTTATGGGTTGTGCCATCTTGCCTCATCTCAGGAGCTTGGTTGAGATTATTGAACATG GTCTGGTGGATGAGCAGCAGAAAGTTCGCACCATCAGTGCTTTGGCTATTGCTGCTTTGGCTGAGGCAGCTACTCCATATGGAATTGAGTCATTTGATTCTGTTCTGAAGCCTTTATGGAAGGGTATACGTCAACACAGAGGAAAG GGTTTGGCTGCCTTTTTGAAGGCTATTGGTTACCTGATTCCACTCATGGATGCTGAGTATGCAAACTATTATACCAGAGAAGTCATGCTAATCCTTATCAGAGAGTTCCAGTCTCCTGATGAAGAGATGAAAAAGATTGTGTTGAAG GTGGTAAAGCAGTGTTGTGGTACGGATGGTGTTGAAGCAAACtacattaaaacagaaatcttGCCACCTTTTTTCAAACACTTCTGGCAGCACAGAATGGCATTGGACAGAAGAAATTACAGACag TTGGTTGATACAACTGTGGAGCTGGCAAATAAAGTTGGAGCAGCAGAAATTATTTCTAGAATTGTGGATGATCTGAAAGATGAGGCTGAGCAGTACAGAAAAATGGTCATGGAAACAATTGAGAAGATAATGGGAAATCTGGGGGCAGCAGACATTGATCATAAACTGGAAGAACAACTTATTGATGGTATCTTGTACGCCTTTCAGGAACAGACCACAGAG GATTCTGTGATGCTGAATGGTTTTGGCACAGTGGTTAATGCTCTAGGCAAAAGAGTTAAACCCTACTTGCCACAAATCTGTGGTACAGTTTTGTGGCGTTTGAACAACAAATCAGCTAAAGTTAGGCAGCAGGCTGCTGACCTGATCTCTCGTACTGCAGTTGTCATGAAGACTTGTCAAGAG GAAAAACTGATGGGACACTTGGGTGTGGTGTTGTATGAGTACCTGGGTGAAGAATATCCTGAAGTACTGGGCAGCATACTCGGAGCACTTAAGGCTATTGTGAATGTTATAG GCATGCACAAGATGACACCACCAATCAAAGATCTGCTGCCACGGCTTACACCTATTTTGAAGAACAGACATGAGAAAGTACAGGAAAATTGTATTGATCTTGTTGGGCGCATTGCAGACCG AGGTGCAGAATATGTTTCTGCAAGAGAATGGATGAGGATCTGCTTTGAACTGCTTGAATTACTAAAAGCTCACAAGAAAGCTATCCGAAGAGCCACAGTGAACACTTTTGGTTATATTGCGAAAGCTATTGG ACCTCACGATGTATTGGCTACACTGCTAAATAACTTAAAAGTACAGGAAAGGCAGAACAGAGTATGTACTACAGTAGCAATTGCTATTGTAGCTGAAACATGCTCCCCTTTCACAGTGCTGCCTGCACTCATGAATGAATACAGAGTTCCAGAACTGAACGTCCAGAACGGTGTGTtaaaatctctttctttcctgtttgaaTACATtggagagatgggaaaagattACATTTATGCTGTTACACCATTGCTTGAAGATGCTTTAATGGATAG GGATCTTGTACACAGACAAACAGCCAGTGCTGTGGTGCAACATATGTCTCTTGGTGTCTATGGGTTTGGCTGTGAAGATTCTCTTAATCATTTGTTAAATTATGTATGGCCTAATGTGTTTGAAACCTCTCCGCACGTCATTCAGGCAGTTATGGGGGCTCTGGAGGGCCTCAGAGTTGCTATTGGTCCCTGCAGAATGTTGCAGTATTGTTTACAG GGTTTGTTTCACCCTGCCAGGAAAGTCAGAGATGTTTATTGGAAGATTTATAATTCGATCTACATCGGATCACAGGATGCTCTGATAGCACATTACCCAAGAATCTATAACGATGAAAAGAACACCTATATTCGTTATGAACTTGATTACATCTTATAA
- the SF3B1 gene encoding splicing factor 3B subunit 1 isoform X2: MNARTYMDVMREQHLTKEEREIRQQLAEKAKAGELKVVNGAASQPPSKRKRRWDQTADQTPGATPKKLSSWDQAETPGHTPSLRWDETPGRAKGSETPGATPGSKIWDPTPSHTPAGAATPGRDTPGHATPGHGGATSSARKNRWDETPKTERDTPGHGSGWAETPRTDRGGDSIGETPTPGASKRKSRWDETPASQMGGSTPVLTPGKTPIGTPAMNMATPTPGHIMSMTPEQLQAWRWEREIDERNRPLSDEELDAMFPEGYKVLPPPAGYVPIRTPARKLTATPTPLGGMTGFHMQTEDRTMKSVNDQPSGNLPFLKPDDIQYFDKLLVDVDESTLSPEEQKERKIMKLLLKIKNGTPPMRKAALRQITDKAREFGAGPLFNQILPLLMSPTLEDQERHLLVKVIDRILYKLDDLVRPYVHKILVVIEPLLIDEDYYARVEGREIISNLAKAAGLATMISTMRPDIDNMDEYVRNTTARAFAVVASALGIPSLLPFLKAVCKSKKSWQARHTGIKIVQQIAILMGCAILPHLRSLVEIIEHGLVDEQQKVRTISALAIAALAEAATPYGIESFDSVLKPLWKGIRQHRGKGLAAFLKAIGYLIPLMDAEYANYYTREVMLILIREFQSPDEEMKKIVLKVVKQCCGTDGVEANYIKTEILPPFFKHFWQHRMALDRRNYRQLVDTTVELANKVGAAEIISRIVDDLKDEAEQYRKMVMETIEKIMGNLGAADIDHKLEEQLIDGILYAFQEQTTEDSVMLNGFGTVVNALGKRVKPYLPQICGTVLWRLNNKSAKVRQQAADLISRTAVVMKTCQEEKLMGHLGVVLYEYLGEEYPEVLGSILGALKAIVNVIGMHKMTPPIKDLLPRLTPILKNRHEKVQENCIDLVGRIADRGAEYVSAREWMRICFELLELLKAHKKAIRRATVNTFGYIAKAIGPHDVLATLLNNLKVQERQNRVCTTVAIAIVAETCSPFTVLPALMNEYRVPELNVQNGVLKSLSFLFEYIGEMGKDYIYAVTPLLEDALMDRDLVHRQTASAVVQHMSLGVYGFGCEDSLNHLLNYVWPNVFETSPHVIQAVMGALEGLRVAIGPCRMLQYCLQGLFHPARKVRDVYWKIYNSIYIGSQDALIAHYPRIYNDEKNTYIRYELDYIL; encoded by the exons ATGAATGCCAGAACATACATGGATGTTATGCGTGAACAGCATTTAACAAAAGAAGAG AGGGAAATTAGGCAACAACTAGCTGAAAAAGCTAAAGCTGGAGAGCTTAAAGTCGTCAATGGAGCCGCATCTCAGCCACCTTCAAAACGCAAACGGCGTTGGGATCAGACAGCTGATCAGACTCCTGGTGCTACAcctaaaaaattatccagttGGGATCAAGCGGAG ACACCTGGACATACACCATCTCTGCGATGGGATGAAACTCCAGGCCGTGCAAAGGGTAGTGAAACACCTGGTGCCACCCCAGGCTCAAAAATATGGGATCCGACTCCCAGTCACACACCAGCAGGAGCTGCAACACCCGGACGGGACACGCCTGGTCATGCAACACCAGGCCATGGAGGTGCCACTTCCAGTGCACGTAAAAATAGATGGGATGAAACACCTAAAACAGAAAGAG atACTCCGGGACATGGCAGTGGATGGGCTGAGACGCCTCGTACAGATAGAGGTGGTGACTCCATTGGTGAGACACCAACTCCAGGAGCAAGTAAGAGAAAGTCCCGATGGGATGAAACACCTGCTAGCCAGATGGGTGGCAGCACTCCTGTTCTGACACCTGGCAAAACACCCATTGGTACGCCAGCTATGAACATGGCAACTCCTACACCAG gTCATATCATGAGCATGACTCCTGAACAGCTGCAGGCTTGGCGTTGGGAAAGGGAAATTGATGAGAGAAACAGACCACTTTCTGATGAAGAATTAGATGCTATGTTTCCAGAAGGATATAAG GTTCTTCCCCCACCAGCTGGTTATGTACCTATTCGCACTCCAGCACGTAAGCTTACAGCAACTCCAACACCTTTGGGTGGTATGACTGGATTCCACATGCAGACAGAAGACCGGACTATGAAGAGTGTTAATGACCAGCCATCTGGCAATCTTCCATTCCTAAAACCAGATGATATCCAATACTTCGATAAACTGCTG GTTGATGTTGATGAATCAACTTTGAGTCCTGAagaacagaaggagagaaaaataatgaaattacttctgaaaataaagaatGGCACACCTCCCATGAGAAAG gcTGCATTGCGACAAATTACTGATAAAGCTCGGGAATTTGGAGCAGGGCCATTGTTTAATCAGATTCTGCCTCTGCTGATGTCACCAACTCTCGAAGATCAGGAGCGTCACTTGCTTGTCAAAGTCATCGACAGAATTCTTTACAAACTGGATGACTTGGTCCGACCATATGTACACAAG ATCCTTGTTGTCATTGAACCACTGCTGATTGATGAAGACTACTATGCTAGAGTGGAAGgcagagaaattatttcaaactTGGCTAAG GCTGCTGGTTTGGCAACAATGATCTCCACAATGCGACCTGATATTGATAATATGGATGAATATGTCCGAAATACAACAGCTCGAGCCTTTGCTGTCGTTGCCTCTGCTTTGGGCATTCCTTCACTGTTACCCTTCTTGAAAGCTGTGTGTAAAAGCAAAAAATCGTGGCAGGCTAGGCATACCGGCATCAAGATTGTACAGCAGATTGCTATTCTTATGGGTTGTGCCATCTTGCCTCATCTCAGGAGCTTGGTTGAGATTATTGAACATG GTCTGGTGGATGAGCAGCAGAAAGTTCGCACCATCAGTGCTTTGGCTATTGCTGCTTTGGCTGAGGCAGCTACTCCATATGGAATTGAGTCATTTGATTCTGTTCTGAAGCCTTTATGGAAGGGTATACGTCAACACAGAGGAAAG GGTTTGGCTGCCTTTTTGAAGGCTATTGGTTACCTGATTCCACTCATGGATGCTGAGTATGCAAACTATTATACCAGAGAAGTCATGCTAATCCTTATCAGAGAGTTCCAGTCTCCTGATGAAGAGATGAAAAAGATTGTGTTGAAG GTGGTAAAGCAGTGTTGTGGTACGGATGGTGTTGAAGCAAACtacattaaaacagaaatcttGCCACCTTTTTTCAAACACTTCTGGCAGCACAGAATGGCATTGGACAGAAGAAATTACAGACag TTGGTTGATACAACTGTGGAGCTGGCAAATAAAGTTGGAGCAGCAGAAATTATTTCTAGAATTGTGGATGATCTGAAAGATGAGGCTGAGCAGTACAGAAAAATGGTCATGGAAACAATTGAGAAGATAATGGGAAATCTGGGGGCAGCAGACATTGATCATAAACTGGAAGAACAACTTATTGATGGTATCTTGTACGCCTTTCAGGAACAGACCACAGAG GATTCTGTGATGCTGAATGGTTTTGGCACAGTGGTTAATGCTCTAGGCAAAAGAGTTAAACCCTACTTGCCACAAATCTGTGGTACAGTTTTGTGGCGTTTGAACAACAAATCAGCTAAAGTTAGGCAGCAGGCTGCTGACCTGATCTCTCGTACTGCAGTTGTCATGAAGACTTGTCAAGAG GAAAAACTGATGGGACACTTGGGTGTGGTGTTGTATGAGTACCTGGGTGAAGAATATCCTGAAGTACTGGGCAGCATACTCGGAGCACTTAAGGCTATTGTGAATGTTATAG GCATGCACAAGATGACACCACCAATCAAAGATCTGCTGCCACGGCTTACACCTATTTTGAAGAACAGACATGAGAAAGTACAGGAAAATTGTATTGATCTTGTTGGGCGCATTGCAGACCG AGGTGCAGAATATGTTTCTGCAAGAGAATGGATGAGGATCTGCTTTGAACTGCTTGAATTACTAAAAGCTCACAAGAAAGCTATCCGAAGAGCCACAGTGAACACTTTTGGTTATATTGCGAAAGCTATTGG ACCTCACGATGTATTGGCTACACTGCTAAATAACTTAAAAGTACAGGAAAGGCAGAACAGAGTATGTACTACAGTAGCAATTGCTATTGTAGCTGAAACATGCTCCCCTTTCACAGTGCTGCCTGCACTCATGAATGAATACAGAGTTCCAGAACTGAACGTCCAGAACGGTGTGTtaaaatctctttctttcctgtttgaaTACATtggagagatgggaaaagattACATTTATGCTGTTACACCATTGCTTGAAGATGCTTTAATGGATAG GGATCTTGTACACAGACAAACAGCCAGTGCTGTGGTGCAACATATGTCTCTTGGTGTCTATGGGTTTGGCTGTGAAGATTCTCTTAATCATTTGTTAAATTATGTATGGCCTAATGTGTTTGAAACCTCTCCGCACGTCATTCAGGCAGTTATGGGGGCTCTGGAGGGCCTCAGAGTTGCTATTGGTCCCTGCAGAATGTTGCAGTATTGTTTACAG GGTTTGTTTCACCCTGCCAGGAAAGTCAGAGATGTTTATTGGAAGATTTATAATTCGATCTACATCGGATCACAGGATGCTCTGATAGCACATTACCCAAGAATCTATAACGATGAAAAGAACACCTATATTCGTTATGAACTTGATTACATCTTATAA